From a single Fusobacterium ulcerans ATCC 49185 genomic region:
- a CDS encoding glycosyltransferase family 2 protein, whose product MIKTKFPLVSIITVCFNSEKTIIDTLESVLNQSYRNIEYIIIDGNSKDRTVDIIKSYEEEFKKKKIIYEWISEKDNGIYEAMNKGIDKANGEIIGIINSDDWYEKNAIEDIVKKYNQENFDMIYANLKVIKNEKIYIKKAKLRKIISTRYWNHPTTFVKASVYKKNKYEMKTIYDDLDFMLKIRKNKKFKIIILDEIIANFRIGGISTKKSFKQVLKDIKIRNEIYKKNGYTPLYYIDNFIIELVKYILC is encoded by the coding sequence ATGATAAAGACAAAATTTCCGCTAGTATCAATAATCACAGTTTGTTTTAATAGTGAAAAAACTATAATAGATACTTTAGAAAGTGTTTTAAATCAATCATATAGAAATATTGAATATATCATTATTGATGGGAACTCTAAAGATAGAACAGTAGACATTATAAAAAGTTATGAAGAAGAATTTAAGAAAAAAAAGATTATATATGAATGGATTAGCGAAAAAGATAATGGAATTTATGAGGCTATGAATAAAGGAATAGATAAAGCCAATGGTGAAATTATTGGAATTATAAATAGTGATGATTGGTATGAAAAAAATGCAATTGAAGATATAGTGAAAAAATATAATCAAGAAAACTTTGATATGATTTATGCTAATTTAAAAGTAATAAAAAATGAAAAAATATACATAAAAAAAGCTAAATTAAGAAAGATTATTTCTACAAGATATTGGAATCATCCAACAACTTTTGTTAAAGCTAGTGTCTATAAAAAAAATAAATATGAAATGAAAACAATATATGATGATTTAGATTTTATGTTAAAAATTAGAAAAAATAAAAAATTTAAAATAATAATATTAGATGAAATAATTGCTAATTTTAGGATAGGAGGAATTAGCACTAAAAAAAGTTTTAAGCAGGTTTTAAAAGATATAAAAATAAGAAATGAAATTTATAAGAAAAATGGATATACTCCTTTGTATTATATAGATAATTTTATTATAGAATTGGTAAAATACATTCTTTGTTAG
- a CDS encoding sugar transferase: MFLKRVFDILASFLGIIFFLPLMILTGLIIKFTSPGPILFKQKRLTIGAREFAIYKFRSMRTDFDKDAKGIQVKGSSSAITPIGKFIRKTKIDELPQLFNILIGDMSFIGPRPELPRRLKYYSERDKGIFKVRSGISSPASIVFSDEEYLMNQVSYPEKFYIEQIMPYKIELNLHYVENRNFWNDIYLIIATFLKIINKAKIQWIVKDEMLLNKKDELIEKIGVEY; the protein is encoded by the coding sequence ATGTTTTTAAAGAGAGTGTTTGATATATTAGCATCATTTTTAGGAATAATATTCTTTTTACCTTTAATGATACTGACAGGACTAATTATAAAATTTACTTCTCCTGGACCAATATTATTTAAGCAGAAAAGACTAACGATAGGTGCAAGAGAATTCGCTATATATAAATTTAGAAGTATGAGGACAGATTTTGATAAAGATGCCAAGGGTATACAAGTAAAAGGAAGCAGCAGCGCAATAACACCAATAGGGAAATTTATTAGAAAGACAAAGATAGATGAACTTCCACAACTTTTTAATATTCTTATTGGGGATATGAGCTTTATAGGACCAAGACCGGAGCTTCCAAGAAGATTAAAATACTATTCTGAAAGAGATAAGGGAATATTTAAAGTAAGGAGTGGAATATCTTCACCAGCAAGTATAGTGTTTTCAGATGAGGAATATTTAATGAATCAGGTTTCATATCCAGAGAAATTCTATATAGAGCAGATAATGCCATATAAGATAGAGCTCAATTTGCACTATGTAGAAAATAGAAATTTTTGGAATGATATTTATCTGATAATAGCTACTTTTTTAAAGATAATAAATAAAGCAAAAATTCAATGGATAGTAAAAGATGAAATGCTTTTAAATAAAAAAGATGAATTAATAGAAAAAATAGGAGTTGAATATTGA
- a CDS encoding phospho-sugar mutase, whose amino-acid sequence MFGEKKWINSNFITKDEKNKLEKLTEEEIKDSFYKYLEFGTGGMRGIMGMGTNRMNIYMIRKATQGLSNYLINSSGEFGKNKGVVIAYDCRINSYEFALNSALVLCANGIKTYLFSSLRSTPELSFAVRELGCQAGIMITASHNPKEYNGYKVYWEDGGQLVEPQASGIIEEVNKTDEFEDVKIINQEEAEKLGLLNILNDELDSKYLEKVKKESILKDLSNKESFKLVYSPLHGTGGRPVKRLLNELGYKNVYIVGAQEKPDGEFPTCSYANPEEENVFDLSIKLADETGAKVCLTNDPDADRTGMMVKEDNEWIYLNGNQIGMLLLKYILDNKKDIPENGAVVTTIVSASILDKIAEERNLKVFRTLTGFKYIGEKIREFEEGKYDNSFVFGMEESIGYLKGTYVRDKDGILGVMLLTEMTAYFESIGTSPVKELEKLYDKYGWYSEITYPVKREGIQGTEEIKKMMEELRKRDLKVLLDKKIEIVRDYKVKKEKNYLNNSESELFLPESDVIQYILEDETYITVRPSGTEPKIKYYIYTREKSKEEADKKLEDILNNFKKYMESLLN is encoded by the coding sequence ATGTTTGGAGAAAAAAAATGGATAAACTCAAATTTTATTACTAAAGATGAAAAAAATAAATTAGAAAAATTAACCGAAGAAGAAATAAAAGATAGTTTTTATAAATACCTTGAGTTTGGAACAGGTGGAATGAGAGGAATAATGGGTATGGGAACTAATCGTATGAATATATATATGATTAGAAAAGCTACTCAAGGACTTTCCAACTATTTAATCAATTCAAGTGGTGAATTTGGAAAGAATAAAGGTGTTGTAATTGCATATGACTGTCGTATTAATTCATATGAATTTGCTTTGAACTCAGCCTTGGTTCTATGTGCTAATGGAATAAAAACATATCTGTTTTCTTCTTTAAGAAGTACTCCAGAACTTTCATTTGCTGTAAGAGAACTAGGGTGTCAGGCTGGAATAATGATAACTGCTTCACATAACCCCAAGGAATACAACGGATATAAAGTATATTGGGAAGATGGAGGACAATTAGTAGAACCTCAAGCTTCTGGAATAATAGAAGAAGTAAATAAAACTGATGAATTTGAAGATGTAAAGATTATAAATCAAGAGGAAGCAGAAAAGTTGGGGTTATTAAATATTTTAAATGATGAGTTAGATAGTAAATATTTAGAAAAGGTAAAAAAAGAATCTATTTTAAAAGATTTGTCTAATAAAGAGAGTTTTAAATTAGTGTACTCTCCACTTCATGGAACAGGTGGAAGACCAGTAAAAAGACTGTTAAATGAATTGGGATACAAAAATGTATATATAGTTGGAGCGCAAGAGAAGCCAGATGGAGAATTTCCAACATGTTCATATGCCAATCCAGAAGAAGAAAATGTATTTGATCTTTCAATAAAATTAGCTGATGAAACCGGAGCTAAAGTGTGTTTAACAAATGATCCAGATGCAGATAGAACTGGAATGATGGTAAAAGAAGATAATGAGTGGATATATCTTAATGGAAACCAGATAGGAATGCTTCTTTTAAAATATATTTTAGATAATAAAAAAGATATACCTGAAAATGGAGCAGTAGTTACAACAATAGTTTCTGCTTCAATATTAGATAAGATAGCTGAAGAAAGAAATTTAAAAGTATTTAGAACTCTTACAGGGTTTAAATATATAGGAGAAAAGATAAGAGAATTTGAAGAGGGAAAATATGATAATTCTTTTGTATTTGGAATGGAAGAATCTATTGGATATCTGAAAGGAACTTATGTAAGAGATAAAGATGGAATACTTGGAGTAATGCTTTTAACTGAAATGACAGCATATTTTGAAAGTATAGGAACATCTCCAGTAAAAGAACTAGAAAAACTTTATGATAAATATGGTTGGTATAGTGAAATAACATATCCAGTAAAAAGAGAAGGAATACAAGGAACAGAAGAAATAAAAAAGATGATGGAAGAACTTAGAAAAAGAGATTTAAAAGTTCTTTTAGATAAGAAGATAGAGATAGTAAGAGATTATAAAGTAAAAAAAGAGAAGAATTATTTAAATAATTCAGAATCAGAATTATTTCTTCCAGAGTCAGATGTTATCCAATATATTTTAGAAGATGAAACATATATAACAGTAAGACCATCAGGAACTGAACCAAAGATAAAATATTACATCTATACTAGAGAAAAAAGTAAGGAAGAAGCAGATAAAAAATTAGAAGATATATTAAATAACTTTAAAAAGTATATGGAATCACTTTTAAATTAG
- a CDS encoding NAD-dependent epimerase/dehydratase family protein, with protein MENKKKTLMITGASGFIGTNFIEKYKEKYNIIPVDLLKIKPEDLDFKDVDTVLHLAALVHQMNGAPREKYFEVNTELTKKVVEAAKKNKVKHFVFYSTVAVYGTHGSLKEKLVLTKDSKVNPKTPYAESKWKAEEILRALENENFKVSILRPPMVYGENCPGNMKKLEKIVKIFPILPFGNDENKRTLVHINKLLEITKEVIDKEISGITIPKDDEDMSIKEIVENIAKEKNKKICLIKLSKFILKILYIMKSSTIESLYGELIFK; from the coding sequence ATGGAAAATAAAAAAAAGACTCTTATGATAACAGGAGCATCAGGATTTATAGGAACAAACTTTATAGAAAAATACAAAGAGAAGTACAACATAATTCCAGTAGACCTATTAAAAATAAAACCTGAAGATCTTGATTTTAAAGATGTAGATACAGTACTTCATTTAGCAGCTCTGGTTCACCAGATGAATGGAGCACCAAGAGAGAAATATTTTGAAGTGAATACAGAACTGACAAAAAAAGTAGTAGAGGCAGCAAAGAAAAACAAAGTTAAACATTTTGTTTTCTATAGTACAGTAGCTGTTTATGGGACTCATGGAAGTCTTAAAGAAAAGTTAGTATTAACTAAAGATTCAAAAGTAAATCCTAAAACACCATATGCAGAAAGTAAATGGAAAGCAGAAGAGATACTGAGAGCATTGGAAAATGAAAATTTTAAAGTATCAATACTAAGACCACCAATGGTATACGGAGAAAATTGTCCTGGAAATATGAAAAAGTTAGAAAAAATAGTAAAAATCTTTCCAATACTTCCATTTGGCAATGATGAAAACAAAAGAACATTAGTACATATAAATAAATTATTAGAAATAACAAAAGAAGTGATAGATAAAGAGATATCAGGGATAACCATTCCTAAAGATGATGAAGATATGTCAATAAAAGAAATAGTGGAAAACATAGCAAAAGAGAAAAATAAAAAGATTTGTTTGATAAAATTATCAAAATTTATTTTAAAAATATTATATATTATGAAATCTAGTACAATAGAAAGTTTATATGGAGAATTAATTTTTAAGTAA